A window of Deinococcus radiotolerans contains these coding sequences:
- a CDS encoding glucosaminidase domain-containing protein: MFDTREPLTGKAPQPKTPTPAAPRPLKAGTQSWQRTFRGTANGITFQLRIIRQPNGHLTARYQATPGQGRGWHLEGQLRDDNTFNLQGTENNAEFQGKISPDGKTVTSNFSNETASGAFKASSLTLSAIPVALLPTRAPATVLTQTPSVENTESPAQTAHIDRSKVSQSVIAALNSSNYTPKTMVKKDRHEVFFNIVKSFRSLGVPHPELIAAQWATESGWGQSHSGKNNVFGIKEFDPNRPRTFAPTKEWDPRLQRLVNKMEPFADYKDYADAFIARANFTIDNPRYAKAGYFEAKTLREAAYAIDRAGYANTGKPGAYAESLIAIMRGCGIDVEKTISVAAGSSQSQAAVGGSQSAKSSTPPDQLDKLINLNSYKKAYTIKEINLARSLIVKLQDNKMKGDLFEILQTKIPYRNQRNNQSIGLQSDRWSYTGRDGKTHWVIYTGKPIGDIMCNLTSLTMVMETLGIENPSDGQYEDFLENVRRKNSLPPRTTEGGWEGVARELKARKVMRKDKFRGDYTEWKDEILPCLRNGNGVMMSLNGHIIRLQSITNEGITVDDPYGRLPSLLNYRPSNVTGSYNGNLNGKTKEAGVGEDTVFPWNQVSKFTFHWIAAFERK; the protein is encoded by the coding sequence ATGTTCGACACCAGAGAGCCCCTCACCGGCAAAGCACCCCAACCCAAAACCCCCACCCCAGCCGCACCCCGCCCTCTCAAAGCAGGCACCCAGAGCTGGCAACGCACCTTCCGTGGCACCGCCAACGGCATCACCTTCCAACTCCGCATCATCCGCCAACCCAACGGCCACCTCACCGCCCGCTACCAGGCCACCCCCGGCCAAGGCAGAGGCTGGCACCTTGAAGGGCAACTCCGCGACGACAACACCTTCAACCTACAAGGCACGGAAAATAATGCCGAGTTTCAGGGGAAGATCAGCCCGGACGGTAAGACTGTCACCAGCAATTTCTCCAATGAAACTGCATCTGGTGCCTTCAAAGCCTCGAGTTTGACACTTTCAGCTATTCCAGTTGCACTTCTCCCTACGCGCGCTCCTGCAACGGTTTTAACTCAGACACCTTCAGTTGAGAATACGGAAAGTCCAGCGCAGACGGCGCATATAGATAGATCCAAAGTTTCCCAGAGTGTAATCGCCGCTCTTAATTCTTCAAATTACACGCCAAAAACAATGGTGAAGAAGGACCGACACGAAGTATTTTTTAATATCGTTAAATCATTCCGGAGTTTAGGGGTGCCGCACCCCGAGCTTATTGCTGCACAGTGGGCCACCGAGTCAGGATGGGGACAATCACACTCAGGAAAGAACAACGTATTTGGAATTAAAGAATTTGACCCTAACAGGCCCAGAACATTTGCACCAACAAAGGAGTGGGATCCAAGGCTTCAAAGATTAGTTAACAAAATGGAACCTTTTGCTGATTATAAAGATTATGCAGACGCATTTATAGCTCGAGCGAATTTTACAATTGATAATCCAAGATATGCAAAAGCTGGATATTTTGAGGCAAAGACCTTGAGGGAGGCGGCATACGCAATAGATAGAGCCGGGTATGCCAATACAGGCAAACCAGGGGCATACGCAGAAAGTCTAATCGCAATCATGAGAGGATGTGGGATTGATGTCGAGAAGACCATATCGGTCGCCGCAGGCAGTTCTCAGTCACAAGCAGCGGTTGGAGGAAGTCAGAGTGCAAAATCTTCGACACCTCCAGATCAGCTGGATAAACTCATCAATCTCAATTCATACAAAAAAGCCTATACCATAAAAGAAATAAACCTGGCTCGCTCTTTGATAGTTAAATTACAAGATAATAAGATGAAGGGCGATTTATTCGAAATACTTCAAACTAAGATACCTTATCGCAATCAGAGGAACAATCAATCCATTGGCTTGCAGTCCGACCGATGGTCCTATACAGGTCGGGATGGAAAAACTCATTGGGTGATCTATACGGGTAAGCCTATAGGCGATATTATGTGTAATTTGACATCTCTAACAATGGTTATGGAAACATTGGGCATAGAAAATCCTTCCGATGGCCAGTATGAGGATTTCCTAGAGAATGTGAGACGTAAAAACAGCTTGCCGCCCAGAACAACAGAGGGCGGTTGGGAAGGTGTCGCTCGAGAGCTTAAAGCGAGGAAGGTAATGCGAAAGGACAAGTTTAGAGGCGACTACACTGAGTGGAAAGATGAGATTCTTCCATGTTTAAGAAATGGCAATGGAGTTATGATGAGCCTGAACGGCCATATTATTAGACTCCAGTCAATCACAAACGAGGGCATCACAGTTGACGACCCCTACGGCAGGCTGCCCAGCCTGTTGAACTACAGGCCGAGCAACGTTACAGGAAGTTATAATGGAAATCTCAATGGAAAAACCAAAGAGGCGGGAGTTGGCGAAGATACAGTTTTCCCCTGGAATCAGGTCAGTAAGTTTACATTTCATTGGATTGCTGCGTTTGAGAGGAAATAA